A genomic stretch from candidate division KSB1 bacterium includes:
- a CDS encoding transposase: MVLAAMDQVRLQEAHRLRGTNPELLTSSCYLWLKNPSNLRPQDGQRLEYLEGLKLGVFAAYLLKGHFRQRWRRLTKEDAGGFVDGWLGSARNSGLGPMPQSASLLSTRRQGVLAYFEVTH, from the coding sequence ATGGTTCTGGCGGCCATGGATCAGGTCAGGCTCCAAGAGGCCCATCGACTGCGAGGCACCAACCCAGAACTGCTGACGAGCAGCTGCTACCTGTGGCTGAAGAACCCCTCGAATCTGAGACCCCAGGATGGGCAACGGCTGGAGTACCTGGAGGGATTGAAGCTGGGAGTCTTCGCCGCCTATCTGCTCAAGGGGCACTTCCGTCAACGGTGGCGGCGACTGACCAAAGAGGATGCCGGAGGCTTCGTGGACGGTTGGCTCGGGTCGGCTCGCAATTCTGGACTCGGACCCATGCCGCAGTCTGCCTCTCTGTTGTCCACGCGTCGCCAGGGAGTTCTTGCATACTTTGAGGTAACCCATTGA